One Theropithecus gelada isolate Dixy unplaced genomic scaffold, Tgel_1.0 HiC_scaffold_16099, whole genome shotgun sequence genomic region harbors:
- the LOC112617369 gene encoding protein ABHD16B produces MCVICFVKALVHVFKIYLTASYTYTFRGWPVAFRWDDVRAAGGSSSHRALTCAAAAAGVWLLRDEALGGDALGRPPRGVRSQAQCLLQQLRELPGQLASYALAHSLGRWLVYPGSVSLMTRALLPLLQQGQERLVERYHGRRAKLVACDGNEIDTMFMDRRQDPGSHGHGLRLVICCEGNAGFYEMGCLSAPLEAGYSVLGWNHPGFGGSTGVPFPQHDANAMDVVVQYALHRLHFSPAHVVVYGWSVGGFTATWATMTYPGLGALVLDATFDDLVPLALKVMPHSWKGLVVRTVREHFNLNVAEQLCCYPGPVLLLRRTQDDVVSTSGRLRPLSPGGVEGNRGNELLLRLLEHRYPAVMAPEGRAVVIRWLRAGSLAQEAAFYARYRVDEEWCLALLRSYRARCEEELEGEEAQGPHGPAFPWLVGQGLSSRRRRRLALFLARKHLKNVEATHFSPLEPEEFQLPWGL; encoded by the coding sequence ATGTGCGTCATCTGCTTCGTGAAGGCGCTGGTGCACGTGTTCAAGATCTACCTGACCGCCAGCTACACCTACACATTCCGCGGCTGGCCCGTGGCCTTCCGCTGGGATGACGTGCGCGCCGCGGGCGGGAGCAGCAGCCACCGGGCGCTGACCTGCGCGGCCGCCGCGGCGGGCGTGTGGCTGCTGCGGGACGAGGCGCTGGGCGGGGACGCGCTGGGGCGGCCTCCACGTGGGGTGcgcagccaggcgcagtgcctcttGCAGCAGCTCCGCGAGCTGCCCGGCCAGCTCGCTAGTTACGCGCTGGCCCACTCGCTGGGCCGCTGGCTCGTGTACCCCGGCTCGGTGTCCCTGATGACGCGCgcgctgctgccgctgctgcagCAGGGCCAAGAGCGCCTCGTGGAGCGCTACCATGGCCGGCGCGCCAAGCTGGTGGCCTGTGACGGCAACGAGATCGACACCATGTTCATGGACCGCCGCCAGGACCCGGGCAGCCACGGGCACGGGCTGCGCCTCGTCATCTGCTGCGAAGGCAACGCCGGCTTCTATGAGATGGGCTGTCTGTCTGCACCGCTCGAGGCCGGCTACTCCGTGCTGGGCTGGAACCACCCCGGCTTCGGCGGCAGCACTGGCGTGCCCTTCCCTCAGCACGACGCCAACGCCATGGACGTGGTGGTCCAGTACGCGCTGCACCGCCTGCACTTCTCGCCCGCGCACGTGGTGGTCTACGGCTGGTCTGTTGGCGGCTTCACGGCCACCTGGGCCACCATGACCTACCCGGGGCTGGGTGCACTGGTGCTGGACGCCACCTTCGACGACCTCGTGCCGCTGGCGCTGAAGGTCATGCCCCACAGCTGGAAGGGGCTGGTGGTGCGCACCGTGCGCGAGCACTTCAACCTTAACGTGGCCGAGCAGCTGTGCTGCTACCCGGGGCCGGTGCTGCTGCTCCGACGCACGCAGGACGACGTGGTCAGCACCTCGGGCCGCCTGCGCCCCCTGTCACCCGGCGGCGTGGAGGGCAACCGGGGCAACGAGCTGCTGCTGCGCCTGCTGGAGCACCGCTACCCCGCCGTGATGGCGCCGGAGGGCCGTGCAGTCGTCATCCGCTGGCTGCGCGCTGGCAGCTTGGCGCAAGAGGCCGCCTTCTATGCACGCTACCGCGTGGACGAGGAGTGGTGCCTGGCGCTGCTGCGCTCCTACCGTGCACGCTGCGAAGAGGAGCTGGAGGGCGAGGAGGCCCAGGGGCCACACGGACCCGCCTTCCCATGGCTGGTGGGCCAGGGCCTGAGCTCGCGGCGGCGCCGGCGGCTCGCACTGTTCCTGGCTCGGAAGCACCTCAAGAACGTGGAGGCGACTCACTTCAGCCCTCTGGAGCCTGAGGAGTTTCAGTTGCCCTGGGGGCTGTAA
- the LOC112617370 gene encoding tumor protein D54-like: MDSLGTTPPCPASPTVSAYQIESDKPGLAKRRSHWTSLVEAGRRRGMCPGGSSRRVADCVTPRGRGSSAGQCVRGQVLPAPPARLPQRPRQRPGRRLKMDSAGQDINLNSPNKGLLSDSMTDVPVDTGVAARTPAIEGLTEAEEEELRAELTKVEEEIVTLRQVLAAKERHCGELKRRLGLSTLGGLKQNLSRSWHDVQVSNAYVKTSEKLGEWNEKVTQSDL; the protein is encoded by the exons ATGGATTCCCTTGGAACCACGCCTCCCTGTCCTGCTTCGCCCACAGTTTCGGCCTATCAGATTGAGTCGGATAAACCAGGACTGGCCAAACGACGTTCTCATTGGACATCACTGGTGGAGGCGGGACGAAGGCGGGGCATGTGCCCGGGCGGAAGTAGCCGTCGCGTCGCTGATTGCGTAACACCGCGGGGCCGAGGCAGTTCCGCTGGCCAGTGTGTACGCGGCCAGGTACTCCCGGCGCCGCCCGCTCGGCTCCCACAGCGCCCGCGACAGCGGCCAGGACGCCGTCTGAAGATGGACTCCGCCGGCCAAG ATATCAACCTGAATTCTCCTAACAAAGGTCTGCTGTCTGACTCCATGACGGATGTCCCTGTCGACACAGGTGTGGCTGCCCGGACTCCTGCTATTGAGGGTCtgacagaggctgaggaggaggagctcAGGGCCGAGCTTACCAAG GTGGAAGAGGAAATTGTCACTCTGCGCCAGGTCCTGGCAGCCAAGGAGAGGCACTGTGGAGAGCTCAAGAGGAGGCTGGGCCTCTCCACCCTGGGGGGGCTGAAACAGAACCTGTCCAGGAGCTGGCACGATGTACAGGTCTCTAACGC CTATGTGAAAACTTCTGAGAAACTTGGAGAGTGGAATGAGAAAGTGACCCAGTCAGACCTGTGA